A stretch of Anaeromyxobacter dehalogenans 2CP-1 DNA encodes these proteins:
- a CDS encoding DUF4384 domain-containing protein has product MTACPSDLRLEALLLAPDGADAAHVTACPACQERLAEMRAEGEAFAREVYPATVDAVVASVRATPAAAPRPAPRLHWLRFAVPLAAAAAVAVFLLVRLRPAPTVELSVFVQDAARAAPVADGEPVPATASLRFEVHPSSPCCLWILSVDPKGNIARLYPPKGDKASEELIHPAEPHALPTTAVLDGQAGPARIFAVCTKAPVPWPKLKDAAAKRLEKGDEAVRQLRAIGGLPRGSAQTSVLIEKRG; this is encoded by the coding sequence ATGACGGCCTGCCCGTCCGACCTGAGGCTGGAAGCCCTGCTGCTCGCGCCCGACGGCGCCGACGCGGCGCACGTGACCGCGTGCCCGGCCTGCCAGGAGCGGCTCGCCGAGATGCGCGCCGAGGGCGAGGCGTTCGCACGCGAGGTCTACCCGGCCACGGTGGACGCGGTGGTCGCCTCGGTGCGGGCGACTCCGGCGGCTGCGCCACGGCCGGCGCCACGGCTGCACTGGCTCCGCTTCGCCGTCCCCCTCGCCGCGGCCGCCGCGGTGGCCGTGTTCCTCCTGGTGCGCCTGCGTCCGGCGCCCACGGTGGAGCTGTCCGTGTTCGTGCAGGACGCGGCGCGCGCCGCGCCGGTGGCGGATGGCGAGCCGGTGCCCGCCACCGCGTCCCTCCGCTTCGAGGTCCACCCCAGCTCGCCCTGCTGCCTGTGGATCCTGTCGGTCGATCCCAAGGGGAACATCGCGCGCCTCTACCCGCCGAAGGGCGACAAGGCCTCCGAGGAGCTCATCCACCCGGCCGAGCCGCACGCGCTGCCCACCACCGCCGTGCTCGACGGGCAGGCTGGCCCGGCGCGCATCTTCGCGGTCTGCACCAAGGCGCCGGTGCCGTGGCCGAAGCTGAAGGACGCCGCGGCGAAGCGGCTCGAGAAGGGCGACGAGGCCGTGCGCCAGCTCCGCGCGATCGGCGGGCTGCCCCGGGGCTCGGCGCAGACGTCGGTGCTGATCGAGAAGCGCGGCTGA
- a CDS encoding RNA polymerase sigma factor, whose protein sequence is MDEQAAARLYRTYGPAVYRRCLRLLRDRELARDATQDVFVQLLRHWTTSTEPEAVLHWIYRVATNHCLNLLRNARRHGERSLELAPARAAAGTAAEPQRLVAQRVLSRFDEVTQAVAVGVFVDGMEHEELARALGISRRTVSRRLDRFVESAREYLARGEG, encoded by the coding sequence ATGGACGAGCAGGCGGCTGCCCGGCTCTACCGGACCTACGGGCCGGCCGTCTATCGCCGTTGCCTGCGGCTGCTGCGGGATCGCGAGCTGGCCCGCGACGCGACGCAGGACGTCTTCGTCCAGCTCCTGCGGCACTGGACCACGTCGACCGAGCCGGAGGCGGTGCTGCACTGGATCTACCGGGTGGCCACCAACCACTGCCTCAACCTCCTGCGCAACGCGCGGCGTCACGGGGAGCGATCCCTGGAGCTCGCCCCGGCGCGCGCGGCGGCGGGGACGGCCGCCGAGCCGCAGCGCCTGGTCGCGCAGCGGGTACTGTCGCGGTTCGACGAGGTGACGCAGGCGGTCGCGGTGGGGGTGTTCGTGGACGGGATGGAGCACGAGGAGCTGGCGCGTGCGCTCGGGATCTCCCGGCGTACGGTGAGCCGTCGCCTCGACCGCTTCGTCGAGTCCGCGCGCGAGTATCTGGCCCGAGGTGAGGGATGA